From the genome of Deinococcus sp. AJ005, one region includes:
- a CDS encoding SRPBCC family protein — protein sequence MSESISIKQTIVVRSRPDVLYRLALEPRRRVKWDPNLTRAEYEAEGGRLANNALVRFKFSRKLLGLSFTAKYGQLQAPQRGGWESVRNVGPLEKLTQAWQFKPMPGGTEVTLSINGRIRYKWIRTPVERVLNNMVITTLVELQRTVDAQGAQLMEDMGREMAEKQKAEAKAAKEAAKANKGKKK from the coding sequence ATGTCCGAGTCCATCAGCATCAAGCAGACCATCGTGGTCCGGTCCCGCCCAGACGTGCTGTACCGCCTGGCGCTGGAGCCGCGCCGCCGCGTGAAGTGGGACCCCAACCTGACCAGAGCCGAGTACGAGGCCGAGGGGGGCCGACTGGCCAACAACGCCCTGGTGCGTTTCAAGTTCTCGCGCAAGTTGCTGGGCCTAAGTTTCACGGCCAAGTACGGCCAGCTCCAAGCCCCCCAGCGTGGCGGCTGGGAAAGCGTTCGCAACGTGGGGCCACTGGAAAAGCTGACGCAGGCGTGGCAGTTCAAGCCCATGCCCGGTGGCACGGAAGTCACCCTGAGCATCAATGGCCGCATCCGTTACAAGTGGATCAGAACGCCGGTGGAGCGCGTGCTGAACAACATGGTGATCACCACACTGGTAGAATTGCAGCGCACCGTGGACGCCCAGGGCGCGCAACTGATGGAAGACATGGGCCGCGAGATGGCGGAAAAGCAGAAGGCCGAGGCCAAGGCGGCGAAGGAAGCCGCGAAGGCGAATAAGGGCAAGAAAAAGTAG